GCAATTCTCTGCCTTTTCCGCTGCGTCGCCCTCTTCTACACACAAGGATGCGATCCGCCAAGGCAGACCGCCCGGCGCATCGCATCATCGCGCGCCGGGCGCGATGCTCACATCGCGCAGCCCTTGCGGCGCATGGCGATGTCGATCGCGTTGACCTTGCCCTTGGCATAGGCGATCGCGTTTTCCTGGTTGCCCGCGCCCTCGGCCGCCACCGCGCCCAGATTTGCGCCCATCACCCGGAAATCGCCGACGATTTCCTCGTCCTGCAGGCGCGAGAGCTCTTCCAGCCTGTCCTTCTCCGAGACCATCAGCGAAGAGAGCTGCGCGCAGCTCGCGCCCTCGTATTCGCCCGGAGAGACGGGCATGGCGCCGATCGTTTCGGAGCGCTGGGTGCAGCCGGCGGCAAGCACGGCGAGAGCGAGAATGGGGGCAGTCATGCGCATGAAGGTCACCTCTGTCGGAAAAGAGAAATCGATCGGTCAAAACGCCGCGCAAACCACACCGGTTCCCGCAGCGCCTCATCACCATAGGCTAAATAGGCCCGGCGCTCGCGGAAGAAAGCGGCGGAGCCACGTTTTTTTAGGTGGAAAAGGCGGGATCAGCCAGAATGTCCGGATCGATCACAGCGCGGCCGTTCGTGAGGTCACGCAGCAATTCGGCGAGCGGCACAAGCCTCGCATCAGGCACCACAAGGCGGAACACCGCACCCTGAGCGTCGAAATCCCGCGCGGCCGTGACGATGTCGTCAAAGGCCTCCAGCCGTGATTCCACCAGCGCCAGATCGGTAAAGGCGATCGCGACGGAGAGCATGATGGTCGGGATAATCTCTTCTTTCTCGGCCTCGCGCAGGCACTCCGCGGCACTGCCGCCATAGGCACGCGCCAACCCGCCCGTGCCGAGTTTCACCCCGCCGAACCAACGGGAGACGACCACGACGACATTGTCGACCTCCTGGCCCTCGATTGCCTGCAGGATCGGCTTGCCGGCCGTCCCGCCCGGCTCCCCGTCATCGGAGAAACGATAGTCGGCGCCGATCCGCCAGGCCCAGCAATTGTGGCTCGCATCGGCGAAGGAATTTTCCGCGATGAAGGCCTTCGCAGCCGCCTCGTCGGCGATCGGCGCGGCGATGGTCGCAAACCGGCTTCTCTTGATTTCGCGCTCGGCTGTTGCGGGACGGGTGAGCTTGAACATGGCAATCCGCGTGGTGGACGATCAGCCGTTTGAATGCCACATGCGCGGTGAAGTCAAGCGCGGGCCCGGCGGGCCATGATCCGCCCGGTCGCAAAGGTGCTGAGGAAGCCGGTCAGTCCGGTCGCGAAGGTGCCCCAGGCCATGTCCACGCCGACGACGGCCCAGGACCAGTCCTTCAGCGTTGCCATGTTGGTCAGGTCATAGGTGCCGTAGGCGATGAAGCCGAACGCCGCGCCATTGACGAGGCTCTTCAGCCAGGAGCGCGCCTTCACCCCGGGATAAACAACGAAATAATATATGCCGATCAAGTACATAAAGTAGAAACTTAAACCGGCGGTCCA
This window of the Martelella lutilitoris genome carries:
- a CDS encoding IMPACT family protein encodes the protein MFKLTRPATAEREIKRSRFATIAAPIADEAAAKAFIAENSFADASHNCWAWRIGADYRFSDDGEPGGTAGKPILQAIEGQEVDNVVVVVSRWFGGVKLGTGGLARAYGGSAAECLREAEKEEIIPTIMLSVAIAFTDLALVESRLEAFDDIVTAARDFDAQGAVFRLVVPDARLVPLAELLRDLTNGRAVIDPDILADPAFST
- a CDS encoding DUF2177 family protein, whose product is MTRYLIAFAVMAACFSVLDFIWLGTVAFSFYEAHIGQLLLPSPNWTAGLSFYFMYLIGIYYFVVYPGVKARSWLKSLVNGAAFGFIAYGTYDLTNMATLKDWSWAVVGVDMAWGTFATGLTGFLSTFATGRIMARRARA